A single Oryza brachyantha chromosome 8, ObraRS2, whole genome shotgun sequence DNA region contains:
- the LOC102717641 gene encoding thioredoxin domain-containing protein 9 homolog isoform X2: protein MDDVIGQILEKQVLSAAKAVEDKLDEEIAALDRLDPDDIEALRERRIMQMRRASERRAKWRALGHGEYGDIPEKEFFSAAKASERFVCHFYRENWPCKVMDKHLSILAKQHVETRFVKVHAEKAPFLTEKLRIVILPTLALVKNAKVDDYVVGFDELGGKDDFSTEDLEERLAKAQVIFLDGEGPANASKHATKRSVRQSDTGNSSDSE from the exons atggacgaCGTCATCGGCCAG ATCCTGGAGAAGCAGGTGCTGTCGGCCGCCAAGGCGGTGGAGGACAAGCTCGACGAGGAGATCGCCGCCCTCGACCGCCTCGACCCGGACGACATCGAGGCCCTGCGGGAGCGCCGGATCATGCAGATGCGCCGCGCCTCGGAGCGGAGGGCCAAGTGGCGCGCCCTGGGCCACGGCGAGTACGGGGACATCCCCGAGAAGGAGTTCTTCTCGGCCGCCAAGGCCAGCGAGCGCTTCGTCTGCCACTTCTACCGCGAGAACTGGCCGTGCAAG GTTATGGACAAGCACCTCTCTATTCTTGCAAAACAGCATGTTGAAACACGTTTTGTGAAAGTTCATGCTGAAAAGGCTCCCTTTTTGACAGAGAAACTAAGGATTGTTATTCTCCCAACTCTTGCATTAGTAAAGAACGCCAAAGTTGATGATTATGTG GTTGGATTTGATGAGCTCGGTGGTAAAGATGATTTCAGCACTGAGGATCTGGAGGAACGTCTTGCAAAAGCTCAAGTGATCTTCCTTGATGGAGAAGGGCCTGCAAATGCGTCCAAGCACGCGACCAAACGGAGTGTTCGGCAATCAGATACTGGCAACTCATCGGACTCTGAATA A
- the LOC102717641 gene encoding thioredoxin domain-containing protein 9 homolog isoform X1 — translation MDDVIGQILEKQVLSAAKAVEDKLDEEIAALDRLDPDDIEALRERRIMQMRRASERRAKWRALGHGEYGDIPEKEFFSAAKASERFVCHFYRENWPCKVMDKHLSILAKQHVETRFVKVHAEKAPFLTEKLRIVILPTLALVKNAKVDDYVVGFDELGGKDDFSTEDLEERLAKAQVIFLDGEGPANASKHATKRSVRQSDTGNSSDSE, via the exons atggacgaCGTCATCGGCCAG ATCCTGGAGAAGCAGGTGCTGTCGGCCGCCAAGGCGGTGGAGGACAAGCTCGACGAGGAGATCGCCGCCCTCGACCGCCTCGACCCGGACGACATCGAGGCCCTGCGGGAGCGCCGGATCATGCAGATGCGCCGCGCCTCGGAGCGGAGGGCCAAGTGGCGCGCCCTGGGCCACGGCGAGTACGGGGACATCCCCGAGAAGGAGTTCTTCTCGGCCGCCAAGGCCAGCGAGCGCTTCGTCTGCCACTTCTACCGCGAGAACTGGCCGTGCAAG GTTATGGACAAGCACCTCTCTATTCTTGCAAAACAGCATGTTGAAACACGTTTTGTGAAAGTTCATGCTGAAAAGGCTCCCTTTTTGACAGAGAAACTAAGGATTGTTATTCTCCCAACTCTTGCATTAGTAAAGAACGCCAAAGTTGATGATTATGTG GTTGGATTTGATGAGCTCGGTGGTAAAGATGATTTCAGCACTGAGGATCTGGAGGAACGTCTTGCAAAAGCTCAAGTGATCTTCCTTGATGGAGAAGGGCCTGCAAATGCGTCCAAGCACGCGACCAAACGGAGTGTTCGGCAATCAGATACTGGCAACTCATCGGACTCTGAATAG